A DNA window from Laribacter hongkongensis DSM 14985 contains the following coding sequences:
- a CDS encoding NAD(P)/FAD-dependent oxidoreductase: MPSLLACDRQPHAASCYAYCAEGLPLRAPLAGEVTTSVCVVGGGLSGLSAALELALAGVPVILLEGSRLGWAASGRNGGQVINGYACGQPWLEAQLGQDDALRMWRWSLEGVEMIRQRCRRYAIDCDLQFGYVQVANHPRHMDALIDQVEQMESAYQYPELTLMDRGALRYHVASDRYLGGMFDNCSGHLHPLRYTLGLAQALEEEGGRIHEGSCVRNLDFTGGKVRVETADGVVRCDQVVLAGNAHLGRLVPELRRKIMPVGTYMIATEPLGRRVYDVLPTGAAVCDSRHILDYFRLSAEGRLLFGGKVSYSGWTPWRVQQGLRRNMLKVFPHLADVRIDHCWGGLVDISRSRAPHLGRFAAGRAFYMQGFSGHGVALSGLAGRVIAEAVQGKDRRLAVFERLRHADFPGGSLLRRPALMAGMCAFRLRDWLPG; encoded by the coding sequence ATGCCCTCCCTGCTCGCCTGTGATCGCCAGCCCCATGCCGCATCCTGCTACGCGTACTGCGCGGAAGGACTGCCTCTTCGAGCACCACTGGCAGGTGAAGTCACCACCTCCGTTTGCGTGGTGGGCGGTGGCCTGTCCGGCCTGTCGGCAGCCCTGGAGCTGGCGCTGGCCGGTGTGCCGGTCATCCTGCTGGAAGGTTCGCGACTTGGCTGGGCTGCCAGCGGCAGAAACGGCGGACAGGTCATCAATGGTTATGCCTGCGGCCAACCCTGGCTGGAGGCACAACTGGGCCAGGATGATGCGCTGCGGATGTGGCGCTGGTCGCTGGAAGGGGTGGAAATGATCCGCCAGCGCTGCCGCCGTTACGCCATCGACTGCGACCTGCAGTTCGGTTACGTGCAGGTTGCCAACCATCCCCGGCACATGGATGCCCTGATCGACCAGGTCGAGCAGATGGAATCGGCCTACCAGTATCCGGAACTGACGCTGATGGATCGTGGCGCCTTGCGTTATCACGTTGCCAGCGACCGCTATCTCGGCGGCATGTTCGACAACTGTTCCGGCCACCTGCACCCGCTGCGCTATACGCTGGGGCTGGCGCAGGCGCTGGAGGAAGAAGGCGGGCGGATCCATGAAGGTTCCTGCGTCCGCAACCTGGATTTCACCGGGGGCAAGGTGCGGGTGGAAACCGCCGATGGCGTGGTGCGCTGCGACCAGGTCGTGCTGGCCGGCAATGCTCACCTGGGCCGGCTGGTGCCCGAGCTGCGGCGCAAGATCATGCCGGTCGGGACATACATGATCGCCACCGAACCCCTGGGGCGGCGGGTGTACGACGTATTGCCGACCGGCGCAGCCGTCTGTGACAGCCGCCATATCCTTGATTATTTCCGCCTGTCGGCGGAAGGACGGTTGCTGTTCGGCGGCAAGGTCAGCTATTCCGGGTGGACGCCCTGGCGGGTGCAGCAGGGCTTGCGGCGCAACATGCTCAAGGTCTTTCCGCATCTGGCTGACGTGCGGATCGATCATTGCTGGGGCGGGCTGGTGGACATTTCGCGCTCGCGGGCGCCGCATCTGGGCCGGTTTGCCGCAGGCCGGGCATTCTACATGCAGGGATTTTCCGGACATGGCGTGGCCTTGAGCGGTCTGGCCGGCCGCGTGATCGCCGAGGCCGTCCAGGGCAAGGACCGGCGGCTGGCCGTGTTCGAGCGCCTCCGGCACGCAGATTTTCCGGGAGGCAGCCTGCTGCGCCGGCCGGCCCTGATGGCCGGCATGTGTGCTTTCCGCCTGCGCGACTGGCTGCCCGGATAG
- a CDS encoding NAD(P)H-quinone oxidoreductase, giving the protein MKAVVQSCPGAADTLSLGDMPIPEPGPGQLRLRVRAAGVNRADVMQREGHYPPPPGASAILGLEVAGEIDAIGAGVTGFVPGERIAALVSGGGYAEFALVSASLAMRLPAGMGFVEAASLPEAWMTAWLNLRELGDLHVGQRVLIHAGASGVGAAAIQLARLSGATVLTTAGSDGKCAFCESLGASLAINYRTTDVAGAVRAAGKVDLILDPVGGATLGPNLACLNQDGKLVLIAFMAGRSAELDLGQLLMKRLTVIGSTLRNRDPVTKARLAARVQDTVIPAIVAGDVRATVDRTFPLAEVAAAHRYLESNQNRGKVVLTVAAASTV; this is encoded by the coding sequence ATGAAAGCTGTTGTGCAATCCTGCCCTGGAGCAGCCGATACCCTGAGCCTTGGCGATATGCCGATTCCCGAGCCCGGTCCTGGCCAGTTGCGCCTGCGCGTGCGTGCGGCGGGGGTCAACCGGGCTGATGTCATGCAGCGTGAAGGCCATTACCCGCCACCGCCCGGAGCTTCTGCCATCCTCGGGCTGGAGGTGGCGGGCGAGATCGACGCCATCGGTGCCGGCGTGACGGGATTTGTGCCGGGCGAGCGGATTGCTGCGCTGGTGTCGGGTGGCGGCTACGCCGAATTTGCCCTCGTGTCGGCCAGCCTCGCCATGCGCCTGCCGGCCGGAATGGGTTTTGTCGAGGCTGCCAGCCTGCCCGAAGCGTGGATGACGGCGTGGCTGAACCTGCGAGAGCTGGGCGACCTGCACGTGGGCCAGCGGGTGCTGATCCATGCCGGTGCCAGCGGTGTGGGAGCCGCCGCCATCCAGCTGGCGCGCCTGAGCGGTGCCACCGTGCTGACCACGGCCGGCAGTGACGGGAAATGCGCGTTCTGCGAAAGCCTGGGCGCCAGTCTGGCCATCAATTACCGGACTACCGATGTGGCCGGGGCCGTGCGGGCGGCGGGCAAGGTGGACCTGATCCTCGATCCGGTCGGTGGTGCCACGCTGGGGCCGAACCTCGCCTGCCTGAACCAGGACGGCAAGCTGGTACTGATCGCCTTCATGGCCGGCCGGTCAGCCGAACTCGACCTTGGTCAGTTGCTGATGAAGCGGCTGACCGTCATCGGATCGACGCTGCGTAACCGTGATCCGGTTACCAAGGCACGTCTGGCCGCCCGGGTGCAGGACACGGTGATTCCGGCCATCGTGGCCGGCGATGTCCGGGCCACGGTGGACCGGACGTTTCCGCTGGCTGAAGTGGCGGCGGCCCACCGCTATCTCGAATCCAACCAGAACCGCGGCAAGGTGGTGCTGACCGTCGCAGCAGCCAGCACGGTCTGA
- a CDS encoding methyl-accepting chemotaxis protein, whose product MRTLKARILVWNTVFLVALGALMVGVAFWQMRTSLLSTLNQEIHTLVQGQTRTLESWLQDKERVLTGIASQNEQGEIPLRDLKQAAAIGNYPAVFVAWPDGRSLFSDGWQAPASWVPSERPWYQPAVKSKQVIVTDPFTNAMNGHNIVTFAYALRQDGVLQGVLAADMDMEEMVKAVLGNIDIRGGGYMFLVDEKGILLSHPDKELVLKSITASNASLTPERLAEWAGRDRFVESPRNDGADMLLMWEKVPGTNWYLGVATYKEAVLAPLDTLLLMLAGSGALLIALVAAINSWLTHRSLRGLAQLQHTMTAISQGEGDLTVRLPEEGQDELAETARAFNVFIGRLHEMFRNLREEASGLVDDIQRINQQMNGIAGRSRQMADLSSSNAATQEEISVSIAHISGNAGDTDQHVRATHRQLEQTASDIESLAHGMEATMQAVQGLRTVLDGLDQRSGEISGITGVIRDIADQTNLLALNAAIEAARAGEQGRGFAVVADEVRKLAERAGAATQEITLMISAVRQETAQAVHDMGATVESVSAGLEQTQSVVGTIREARHAMEEAVGKVAEITDSTQEQQNASTLLAQSTESMNSHILENDRNLQAISETVAGVDQAAQHVGDTFARFRL is encoded by the coding sequence ATGCGGACGCTCAAGGCACGCATTCTGGTGTGGAATACGGTTTTTCTGGTGGCGCTGGGCGCCCTGATGGTCGGGGTGGCATTCTGGCAGATGCGCACCTCCCTGCTTTCCACGCTGAACCAGGAAATCCATACGCTGGTCCAGGGGCAAACCCGGACGCTGGAATCATGGTTGCAGGACAAGGAACGCGTACTGACCGGCATCGCCAGCCAGAACGAGCAGGGAGAAATCCCGCTGCGTGACCTCAAGCAGGCGGCAGCAATCGGCAATTACCCGGCAGTATTCGTTGCCTGGCCTGACGGACGCAGCCTGTTTTCTGACGGCTGGCAGGCACCGGCCAGCTGGGTGCCCTCCGAACGGCCGTGGTACCAGCCGGCGGTCAAGAGCAAGCAGGTCATCGTGACCGATCCCTTTACCAATGCCATGAACGGCCACAACATCGTGACGTTTGCCTACGCACTGCGGCAGGACGGCGTGTTGCAAGGCGTACTGGCGGCAGACATGGACATGGAAGAGATGGTCAAGGCCGTGCTGGGCAACATCGACATCCGTGGCGGGGGCTACATGTTCCTCGTGGACGAAAAAGGCATCCTGCTCTCGCATCCTGACAAGGAACTGGTGCTCAAATCCATCACGGCTTCAAATGCCAGCCTGACGCCAGAGCGGCTGGCGGAGTGGGCCGGTCGGGACCGGTTTGTCGAATCACCCCGCAATGACGGCGCCGACATGCTGCTGATGTGGGAGAAGGTGCCGGGTACCAACTGGTATCTTGGCGTGGCTACCTACAAGGAGGCCGTGCTGGCACCACTCGACACCCTGCTGCTGATGCTGGCCGGCAGCGGTGCACTCCTGATTGCACTGGTGGCGGCCATCAACTCCTGGCTGACCCATCGTTCACTGCGTGGCCTGGCGCAATTGCAGCACACCATGACCGCCATTTCGCAGGGCGAGGGCGACCTGACCGTCCGCCTGCCTGAAGAGGGGCAGGATGAACTGGCTGAAACCGCCCGGGCCTTCAATGTCTTTATCGGGCGCCTGCACGAGATGTTCCGCAACCTGCGGGAAGAGGCATCCGGTCTGGTGGACGACATCCAGCGCATCAACCAGCAGATGAATGGCATCGCCGGACGGTCGCGGCAAATGGCTGACCTTTCGTCGTCGAATGCCGCCACGCAAGAGGAAATCTCGGTCAGCATTGCCCACATTTCCGGTAATGCCGGCGATACCGACCAGCACGTCCGGGCCACGCACCGGCAACTGGAGCAGACGGCCAGTGACATCGAATCGCTGGCACACGGCATGGAGGCAACCATGCAGGCCGTGCAGGGCCTGCGGACGGTGCTGGACGGGCTGGACCAGCGTTCCGGGGAGATTTCCGGCATTACCGGCGTCATTCGTGACATTGCCGACCAGACCAACCTGCTGGCGCTGAATGCGGCCATTGAAGCTGCGCGCGCAGGGGAACAGGGGCGCGGTTTTGCCGTGGTGGCCGACGAGGTCCGCAAACTGGCCGAGCGGGCCGGTGCGGCCACGCAGGAGATCACCCTGATGATCAGCGCCGTGCGTCAGGAAACCGCCCAGGCCGTGCACGACATGGGCGCCACCGTGGAGTCGGTCAGCGCCGGGCTGGAGCAGACGCAGTCGGTAGTCGGTACCATCCGCGAAGCGCGGCATGCAATGGAGGAGGCCGTGGGCAAGGTGGCGGAAATCACCGATTCGACCCAGGAGCAGCAGAATGCCAGCACCCTGCTGGCGCAAAGCACCGAGTCGATGAACAGCCATATCCTCGAAAACGACCGCAATCTCCAGGCGATCAGTGAAACGGTGGCGGGAGTGGACCAGGCCGCCCAGCATGTGGGCGACACCTTTGCGCGTTTCCGGTTGTAG
- a CDS encoding LysR family transcriptional regulator, whose amino-acid sequence MAKRNLNDLLYFVTVAREGSFTRAASLLGITQSALSQAISGLEARLGIRLLTRTTRSVSPTAAGERLLDTVGYRLDEIEAGLDELTGMRDKPAGTVRITCGEHVLHSILLPRLAPLLREYPDINIEFDVNYGFRDIVADRFDAGVRLGDSIDKDMIALPISPPLRMAVVASPAYFMEHPMPETPSDLLGHNCINMRMQTAGGLYTWDFGHQGQTLSVRVDGQLVFNTSPGIVDAAVAGLGIANLPEEEFAPHVEAGRLVRVLEDWCPAFSGYYLYYPSRRQLSPAFSLVLSALRTGDSSRLTR is encoded by the coding sequence ATGGCCAAACGCAATCTCAATGATCTGCTCTATTTCGTGACAGTGGCACGTGAGGGCAGTTTTACCCGTGCAGCTTCCCTGCTGGGCATCACGCAATCCGCACTCAGCCAGGCCATCAGTGGCCTGGAAGCCCGGCTTGGCATCCGGCTGCTGACGCGTACAACACGCAGCGTGTCACCCACCGCAGCCGGAGAGCGCCTGCTTGATACGGTCGGCTATCGGCTGGACGAAATCGAGGCGGGGCTGGATGAACTGACCGGCATGCGGGACAAACCGGCCGGCACCGTCAGGATCACCTGCGGCGAGCATGTCTTGCATAGCATCCTGCTGCCCAGGCTTGCTCCCTTGCTGCGGGAATACCCTGACATCAACATCGAATTTGACGTCAACTACGGTTTCAGGGACATCGTGGCAGACCGGTTTGATGCCGGCGTGCGTCTTGGAGACTCCATAGACAAGGACATGATCGCGCTGCCAATCAGCCCTCCCCTGCGTATGGCAGTGGTGGCTTCACCAGCGTACTTCATGGAGCACCCGATGCCGGAAACGCCGAGTGACCTGCTCGGGCACAATTGCATCAACATGCGCATGCAGACTGCAGGGGGGCTTTACACCTGGGATTTCGGTCACCAGGGCCAGACCCTCAGCGTACGTGTGGACGGGCAACTGGTATTCAACACCTCACCCGGGATTGTGGATGCGGCCGTGGCAGGGCTGGGGATTGCCAACTTGCCCGAGGAGGAGTTTGCCCCGCATGTTGAGGCGGGACGACTGGTGCGTGTACTGGAGGACTGGTGCCCTGCGTTTTCAGGGTATTACCTGTATTACCCGAGCCGCCGACAGCTATCACCTGCCTTCTCGCTTGTTTTGAGTGCACTTCGCACGGGGGATTCGTCCAGATTGACCCGGTGA
- a CDS encoding MFS transporter — MLSAQNPNLPVSSGPAYDKAAAGVSALRHSGSGIRPEPVKHRPSDSSRQEPDTQRANWSGVFAMSLCVFALIASEFMPVSLLTPIATDLHVTEGMAGQGIAISGAFAVLASLSIAWLAGDLDRKMLLLGLTGLMAVSGAVVALAPGYAVYLTGRALIGVVIGGFWSLSAATAMRLVPADRVPRTLAIFNGGNALATVIAAPLGSYLGAVMGWRGAFLCLVPVAALVLVWQWTSLPAMPPQVRNPGPGTVFRMLKSRFITLGMVACGTFFMGQFALFTYVRPFLETVTQVNVSTLSLILLATGVTGVIGTILIGPALKRSLYGTLAVIPVLMAVIALGLLPLGASTGAVLVLLGCWGLLATSAPVGWWSWIARAMPHHAEAGGGLMVAVIQLSIALGSTTGGLLFDAAGYQATFATSAAILLLAALLAAMTARSQLRVPA; from the coding sequence ATGCTGTCCGCACAAAACCCGAACCTGCCGGTGTCGTCTGGCCCTGCATACGACAAGGCCGCAGCCGGCGTTTCTGCGCTGCGCCATTCCGGCTCCGGCATCCGGCCCGAACCGGTCAAACACCGGCCATCAGATTCCTCGCGACAAGAGCCTGATACGCAGCGTGCCAACTGGAGCGGCGTGTTTGCCATGTCGCTGTGCGTATTTGCGCTGATCGCTTCTGAATTCATGCCCGTCAGTCTGCTGACACCAATCGCCACAGACCTGCACGTCACCGAAGGCATGGCCGGGCAAGGTATTGCCATTTCCGGTGCCTTCGCTGTCCTCGCCAGCCTGTCGATTGCATGGCTGGCCGGCGACCTGGACCGCAAGATGCTGCTGCTGGGGCTGACAGGCCTGATGGCAGTATCTGGCGCCGTGGTGGCTCTGGCCCCCGGCTATGCGGTTTATCTGACGGGCCGCGCACTGATCGGTGTCGTGATCGGCGGGTTCTGGTCCCTGTCGGCCGCGACCGCCATGCGCTTGGTCCCTGCCGACCGGGTGCCTCGTACCCTGGCAATCTTCAATGGCGGCAATGCACTGGCCACAGTGATCGCCGCCCCCTTGGGCAGCTATCTGGGAGCGGTGATGGGCTGGCGCGGTGCATTCCTTTGCCTCGTCCCGGTCGCGGCGCTCGTGCTGGTCTGGCAATGGACCAGTCTGCCCGCCATGCCGCCGCAGGTCCGTAATCCGGGTCCGGGCACTGTGTTCCGGATGCTCAAAAGCCGTTTCATCACCTTGGGCATGGTGGCATGCGGCACCTTTTTCATGGGCCAGTTTGCGCTGTTTACCTATGTCCGCCCGTTTCTGGAAACGGTAACGCAGGTCAACGTGTCTACGTTGTCACTGATCCTGCTGGCCACCGGCGTGACCGGTGTCATCGGCACCATCCTGATTGGCCCGGCTCTCAAACGCAGTCTGTACGGCACGCTCGCCGTCATCCCGGTCTTGATGGCCGTCATCGCCCTGGGGTTGCTGCCGCTGGGGGCAAGTACCGGTGCCGTACTGGTACTGCTTGGATGCTGGGGTCTGCTGGCCACATCGGCTCCGGTGGGCTGGTGGAGCTGGATTGCCCGCGCCATGCCTCACCACGCCGAGGCCGGAGGAGGCCTGATGGTGGCAGTGATCCAGCTGTCCATTGCGCTGGGTTCAACCACAGGAGGCTTGTTGTTCGACGCCGCCGGCTACCAGGCCACCTTTGCGACCAGTGCCGCCATTCTGCTGCTGGCGGCCTTATTGGCCGCAATGACTGCGCGCTCGCAACTCCGGGTGCCCGCCTGA
- a CDS encoding cyclophilin-like fold protein → MSAFDTHHRQNSCCLPAAHLLVSLFMLVASRAAVSGPDGPAAPVLDAPETSRVEMTIGQAGFTVTLADTPAARALGAHLPLLIDMAELNGNEKHAALPQPLPVSASRPGTIRCGDIMLYGSSTLVVFYRTFSSPYAYTRIGRVEDATNLARALGAGHVRIRFSRPAAP, encoded by the coding sequence ATGTCAGCTTTCGATACGCACCATCGTCAAAACAGCTGCTGCCTTCCAGCTGCACACCTGCTGGTCAGTCTGTTCATGCTGGTCGCCAGCCGTGCAGCCGTATCCGGGCCGGATGGCCCGGCGGCACCTGTCCTTGATGCGCCAGAGACATCCCGTGTGGAAATGACCATCGGCCAGGCCGGCTTCACGGTCACCCTTGCCGATACTCCGGCCGCCCGGGCCCTTGGGGCGCATTTGCCCTTGCTGATCGACATGGCCGAGCTGAACGGCAACGAAAAACATGCTGCACTGCCGCAACCCCTGCCGGTCAGTGCCAGCCGGCCCGGCACGATCCGCTGTGGCGACATCATGCTGTACGGATCAAGCACCCTGGTCGTTTTCTACCGGACGTTCAGCTCACCCTATGCCTACACCCGCATCGGCCGTGTCGAAGATGCAACCAATCTGGCCCGGGCGCTGGGTGCTGGCCACGTACGTATCCGGTTTTCCAGGCCGGCAGCCCCCTGA
- a CDS encoding alpha/beta hydrolase, whose product MHTSTLPAQNPGQQPRLKELVRTTILLALGSVLGTAAAQAAAPASGLTTGALPLTQEWDKVFPKSSKVEQRKVTFKNRYGITLAADLYLPKERTGQPLPAIVVSGPFGAVKEQSSGLYAQTMAERGFVTLAFDPSYTGESGGEPRNVASPDINTEDFSAAVDFIGLQPFVDRERIGIIGICGWGGMALNAAAVDKRIKAVVTSTMYDMTRVMSKGYNDSMTAAQRTQTLAQLGQQRWKDAESGTPAWQPPYNTLRGGELQFLVDYHDYYMTPRGYHPRAVNSGNAWTVTTPLSFMNMPILSYIREISPRPILFIHGENAHSRYFSETAHAAAAQPKELLIVQGANHTDLYDRMDKIPFDKMAAFFEQHLD is encoded by the coding sequence ATGCATACATCCACTTTGCCGGCCCAGAACCCCGGACAGCAACCACGCCTCAAAGAACTTGTCCGGACCACGATCCTCCTCGCCCTGGGGTCCGTGCTTGGCACCGCGGCGGCACAGGCAGCCGCACCGGCTTCTGGTCTGACGACAGGTGCACTGCCCCTCACACAGGAATGGGACAAGGTCTTTCCCAAGAGCAGCAAGGTCGAGCAGCGCAAGGTTACTTTCAAGAACCGTTACGGCATCACGCTGGCCGCTGATCTCTACCTGCCTAAAGAGCGGACAGGCCAGCCTTTGCCGGCCATTGTCGTGAGCGGTCCGTTTGGTGCGGTCAAGGAGCAGTCCTCCGGGCTGTACGCCCAGACCATGGCCGAGCGCGGCTTTGTCACGCTGGCGTTCGATCCGTCCTACACCGGAGAAAGCGGTGGCGAGCCGCGCAACGTGGCTTCGCCGGACATCAATACCGAGGACTTCAGTGCAGCCGTGGATTTCATCGGCCTGCAACCTTTCGTTGACCGTGAGCGGATCGGCATCATCGGCATCTGTGGCTGGGGCGGCATGGCGCTGAATGCGGCAGCGGTGGACAAGCGCATCAAGGCGGTCGTCACCAGCACCATGTACGACATGACCCGCGTGATGTCCAAAGGCTACAACGACAGCATGACGGCCGCGCAGCGCACGCAAACGCTGGCACAACTCGGACAGCAGCGATGGAAAGATGCCGAAAGCGGGACACCCGCCTGGCAGCCGCCGTACAACACCCTGCGTGGCGGTGAACTGCAGTTTCTCGTGGATTACCACGATTACTACATGACACCCCGCGGCTACCATCCCCGGGCCGTCAATTCCGGCAATGCATGGACCGTGACTACGCCGTTGTCGTTCATGAACATGCCGATTCTGAGCTACATCCGGGAAATCTCTCCGCGCCCGATCCTTTTCATCCACGGTGAAAACGCGCACTCGCGCTATTTCAGTGAAACCGCCCATGCAGCTGCCGCGCAGCCGAAAGAGCTGCTGATCGTCCAGGGCGCAAACCACACTGACCTGTACGACCGGATGGACAAGATCCCGTTTGACAAGATGGCTGCATTTTTTGAGCAACATCTGGACTGA